A window from Rana temporaria chromosome 8, aRanTem1.1, whole genome shotgun sequence encodes these proteins:
- the LOC120909813 gene encoding gastrula zinc finger protein XlCGF17.1-like: MRKCRTSCTVRDGAVLPTDKRFSCTECGKCFRFHSRLIVHKRSHTGGKPYSCPECRKCFSVKSSLHTHQRLHTGEKPHSCLECRKCFSYKSHICRLKLHTVEKPFSCSECGKCFVQKSELVTHKRSHTGEKPYSCPECGKCFSQKSNLQRHQISHKGEKLYSCPVCGKCFAQKSNLSTHQRLHTGNKPYSCPECGKCFSEKSHLCRHQKLHTGEKPYSCSECGKGFVEKSQVVKHQRSHTGEKPYSCPECGKCFVQKSELAKHQRSHTGEKPYSCPECGKCFSQKCSLSRHQR, translated from the exons atgaggaagtgcaggacttcttgt actgtgcgggacggtgccgtccttccaacagataagaggttttcctgtactgagtgcgggaagtgttttcgTTTCCACTCCAGACTCATTGTGCATAAAAGATCCCACACGGGGGGAAAgccttattcctgtcctgagtgcaggaaatgtttttcagtgaagtccagtcttcaCACTCATCAGAGACTGcatacgggggagaagccacattcctgccttgagtgcaggaaatgtttttcatataagtcaCATATTTGCAGACTGAAATTGCACACAGttgagaagccgttttcctgttctgagtgtgggaaatgttttgtacaaaaatcaGAACTTGTCACACATAAgaggtctcacacaggggagaagccgtattcctgtcctgagtgcgggaaatgtttttcgcaaAAGTCCAATCTTCAAAGACATCAGATATCCCACAAGGGTGAGAAACTGTATTCCTGTCCTGTTTGCGGAAAATGTTttgcacagaagtccaatctttccacacatcagagattgcacacagggaataagccgtactcctgtcctgagtgtgggaaatgtttttcagagaagtcacaTCTCTGCAGACATcagaaattgcacacaggtgagaagccgtattcctgttctgagtgcgggaaaggcTTTGTAGAAAAATCACAAGTTGTCAAACACCAGAGATCTCatacgggggaaaagccgtattcctgtcctgagtgcgggaaatgttttgtacaaaaatcaGAACTTGCCaagcatcagagatctcacacgggggaaaagccgtattcctgtcctgagtgcgggaaatgtttttcacagaagtgcagtctttccagacatcagaga